In Penaeus chinensis breed Huanghai No. 1 chromosome 2, ASM1920278v2, whole genome shotgun sequence, the following proteins share a genomic window:
- the LOC125034556 gene encoding uncharacterized protein LOC125034556, with product MLSTNTKMTVYQACVLSTLLYGSEAWTLYSHQERRLRAFHLRCLRRLLGTTWRDRVTNIDVLAKAGIPSMFAILTKRRLRWLGHVTRMDDRRIPIDMLFRELATGTRHRSWTPSPPLQEYVQARPESSLQVASSSYILSSSLTQPFLPFFTVLPCSSVRV from the exons ATGCTCAGCACCAACACTAAGATGACAGTCTACCAGGCTTGTGTGCTGAGCACTCTCCTCTATGGCAGTGAAGCGTGGACCCTTTACTCCCACCAGGAACGCAGGCTGAGAGCCTTTCACTTGCGCTGCCTTCGCAGGCTGCTCGGCACCACTTGGCGGGACCGCGTCACCAACATAGATGTCCTGGCCAAGGCGGGGATACCGAGCATGTTTGCCATCCTGACCAAGAGACGCTTGCGCTGGCTGGGCCATGTCACCCGAATGGATGACAGGCGCATCCCTATTGACATGCTGTTCAGGGAGCTGGCCACAGGCACCAGGCACAGATCATGGACGCCCAGTCCTCCGCTACAAGAATATGTGCAAGCGCGACCTGAAAGCAG CCTGCAAGTTGCATCCAGCTCCTATATCCTATCCTCGTCTCTCACGCAACCGTTTTTGCCCTTCTTCACTGTC ctgccttgtagttcagtccgtgtgtaG